In a single window of the Vibrio celticus genome:
- a CDS encoding 6-phospho-beta-glucosidase: MNNEFPNDFLWGGAVAAHQLEGGWDVNGKGVSVVDVLTAGAHGVQRRITDGVIDGENYPNQVAVDFYHRYKEDIKLFAEMGFKCFRTSIAWTRIFPNGDEAEPCEAGLAFYDDLFDELLKYDIQPVVTLSHFEMPYHLANEYGGWMNRKVIDFFVKYSTTVMERYQHKVKYWMTFNEINNQMNTSADIFGWLCSGVKFPQCEKPQEAMYQAVHHQFVASALVVKKGHEINPDLQIGAMCAMVPFYPRSSKPEDIMVAQQAMRDRYFFSDVMVRGHYPNYAKRDWAIKGFNIEMQPEDEQILKEGKADYLGFSYYMSNTLDSSSHQSTEEAMDGGHENSVDNPFIQSSDWGWPIDPTGLRFCLASLYERYEVPLFIVENGFGAVDTIEEDGSINDDYRIAYLGDHIKEMKKAVAIDGVDLMGYTPWGCIDLVSFTTGEMKKRYGFIYVDKHNDQSGSLERKRKKSFEWYKGVIASNGATI; this comes from the coding sequence ATGAACAACGAATTTCCGAACGATTTTTTATGGGGTGGTGCGGTTGCAGCACATCAGTTAGAAGGCGGCTGGGATGTGAATGGTAAAGGTGTCAGTGTTGTTGATGTATTAACAGCGGGCGCTCATGGTGTACAACGTCGAATCACCGATGGCGTGATTGATGGCGAAAACTACCCAAACCAAGTCGCAGTGGATTTCTACCATCGCTACAAAGAAGACATTAAGTTATTCGCTGAGATGGGTTTTAAGTGTTTCCGTACCAGTATCGCTTGGACGCGTATTTTCCCAAATGGCGATGAAGCTGAGCCATGTGAAGCGGGTTTAGCATTTTACGATGACCTGTTTGATGAGCTGTTGAAATACGACATTCAGCCTGTGGTAACACTGAGTCACTTTGAAATGCCTTACCATCTAGCTAACGAATATGGCGGCTGGATGAACCGTAAAGTGATCGACTTCTTCGTTAAGTATTCAACTACGGTGATGGAGCGATACCAACACAAAGTGAAATACTGGATGACGTTTAATGAGATCAACAACCAGATGAACACTTCGGCAGACATCTTCGGTTGGTTATGCTCTGGTGTGAAGTTTCCACAATGCGAAAAGCCGCAAGAAGCCATGTATCAAGCGGTTCACCACCAATTTGTTGCCAGTGCGTTGGTGGTTAAAAAAGGTCACGAGATCAATCCAGATCTTCAAATCGGCGCAATGTGTGCGATGGTGCCTTTCTATCCTCGTTCTTCAAAGCCAGAAGACATCATGGTGGCACAGCAAGCGATGCGTGACCGTTACTTCTTCTCAGATGTAATGGTGCGTGGTCATTACCCAAATTACGCTAAGCGTGACTGGGCAATCAAAGGCTTCAACATTGAGATGCAGCCCGAAGATGAGCAGATCCTAAAAGAAGGTAAGGCCGATTACTTAGGCTTTAGTTACTACATGTCGAATACTTTGGATTCTTCTTCGCATCAGTCGACTGAAGAGGCGATGGACGGCGGTCATGAAAACTCGGTTGATAACCCGTTCATCCAGTCTAGCGATTGGGGCTGGCCAATTGACCCAACGGGTTTGCGTTTCTGTTTAGCGTCTCTGTATGAACGTTATGAAGTGCCATTGTTCATTGTTGAGAACGGTTTTGGCGCTGTTGATACCATTGAAGAAGATGGCAGCATTAATGACGACTATCGCATTGCTTACCTTGGCGACCACATCAAAGAGATGAAAAAAGCCGTTGCGATTGATGGTGTTGATTTGATGGGTTACACCCCTTGGGGCTGTATCGACTTAGTGTCGTTCACCACGGGCGAGATGAAAAAACGCTACGGATTCATTTACGTAGATAAGCACAACGATCAATCTGGCTCACTTGAGCGCAAACGCAAGAAGTCGTTCGAGTGGTATAAAGGCGTGATTGCATCTAACGGTGCCACTATTTAG
- a CDS encoding LacI family DNA-binding transcriptional regulator, whose amino-acid sequence MVTMLDVANRAGVSKSTVSRVLNGKNIVRPDVVKKVFDAIQETGYRPNLLAQQLATKKTNFIGFVITNELFNGPYFSSLMYHAASYSEKSNHQLVITDGKHSAEDERKAINFLLDMKCAGIIIYPQCLNESEIAKVIESTDTPIIVLNREMPSKPNHAITTDHYQSACLMVEHIIEQGHTGIAVIRGKAGSSTDELRYQAYQDVLTKHGTALDEAKVVRGDWTMESGYHAAQALVKSKTIFTAILSENDDMAIGAIKALTELGYSLPKDVSIVGFDNSKVGAFLTPSLTSVSVPLEQMTQKAILQIVGETEQATTINTTGSLVLRDSIAKQN is encoded by the coding sequence ATGGTAACCATGCTTGATGTCGCGAACCGCGCAGGCGTATCTAAGTCGACCGTTTCTCGTGTCTTAAATGGCAAGAACATCGTGCGCCCAGATGTGGTGAAAAAGGTATTTGATGCGATTCAAGAAACAGGTTATCGACCGAACTTGTTGGCTCAGCAATTGGCGACCAAGAAGACCAATTTCATCGGCTTTGTAATCACCAATGAGTTGTTCAATGGCCCTTATTTCTCTTCCTTGATGTATCACGCGGCTTCTTATAGCGAAAAGTCGAATCACCAACTGGTGATCACCGATGGCAAACACAGCGCCGAAGACGAAAGAAAGGCGATCAACTTCCTGCTGGATATGAAGTGCGCGGGCATCATCATCTACCCACAGTGCTTAAATGAAAGTGAGATTGCAAAGGTCATCGAAAGCACTGACACACCGATTATTGTACTCAACCGAGAAATGCCGTCGAAGCCTAATCATGCCATTACCACCGACCATTATCAGAGCGCTTGTTTGATGGTTGAACACATCATCGAGCAAGGCCATACAGGCATTGCAGTGATTCGAGGAAAAGCCGGTTCTTCGACAGATGAGTTGCGTTACCAAGCCTATCAAGATGTGCTAACTAAACATGGTACTGCATTGGATGAGGCCAAAGTTGTTCGAGGTGATTGGACGATGGAGAGCGGTTATCACGCGGCTCAGGCTCTGGTTAAAAGCAAAACCATATTCACTGCTATCTTGTCGGAAAACGATGATATGGCGATTGGTGCGATTAAGGCGTTAACTGAACTTGGGTACTCATTACCTAAAGACGTTTCTATCGTCGGCTTTGATAACAGCAAAGTGGGGGCGTTTTTAACGCCAAGCTTAACGTCTGTCAGTGTGCCATTAGAGCAAATGACGCAAAAGGCGATCCTGCAAATTGTCGGTGAAACAGAGCAAGCGACCACCATCAATACCACCGGCAGTTTGGTGCTACGTGATTCGATAGCGAAGCAAAATTAG
- a CDS encoding sugar O-acetyltransferase, translating to MKTEKQKMLAGEPYQAWDKELYSARIECRKVLQKLNNSIPDTPEWEAATQELIPGCENAHLEPPFRCDYGSNIKLGKNFYANFNCVILDVAEVTIGDNVLLGPNVQILTAGHPLDVKGRVEEGVEFGTPINVGDNVWLGGGVIICPGVTIGENSVIGAGSVVTKDIPANVVAVGNPCKVLKAIDNE from the coding sequence GTGAAAACAGAAAAACAAAAAATGCTAGCAGGCGAACCTTATCAGGCTTGGGATAAAGAGCTTTATTCCGCTCGTATCGAATGTCGTAAGGTACTTCAAAAACTCAATAACAGTATTCCAGACACACCCGAATGGGAAGCGGCAACTCAAGAGCTCATTCCGGGCTGTGAAAATGCGCATCTAGAACCTCCATTTCGTTGTGACTACGGCTCGAACATCAAGCTGGGCAAGAACTTCTACGCTAACTTTAACTGCGTGATTTTGGATGTGGCTGAAGTGACCATTGGCGACAATGTGTTGCTTGGCCCGAATGTTCAAATCCTGACCGCAGGTCATCCACTTGATGTGAAAGGCCGTGTAGAAGAAGGCGTTGAGTTTGGCACACCGATTAATGTTGGCGACAATGTTTGGCTTGGCGGTGGTGTAATCATCTGCCCCGGTGTCACTATTGGCGAAAACAGCGTGATTGGCGCGGGCAGTGTGGTAACCAAAGACATCCCAGCTAATGTGGTTGCAGTCGGTAACCCATGTAAAGTGCTGAAAGCGATCGATAACGAGTAA
- a CDS encoding MFS transporter has translation MPLALLALTLSAFAIGTTEFVIVGLIPTMASDLNVSLPSAGLLVSLYALGVAIGAPVLTALTGKWNRKAVLLTVMALFVIGNLLAWQAPGYNTLIAARILTGLAHGVFFSIGSTIATGLVSKDKAASAIAIMFTGLTVALVTGVPLGTYIGQTFGWQATFLIVALLGLIALIGSAILVPSNLKQPPAAKISAQLKVLTQPRLLLVYAITALGYGGTFTAFTFLAPILENVSGFDSSSISLIMLVYGVSVAVGNIWGGKMADKMGPIKALTVIFSGLAAVLVVFNFTAVNPYAAVATILVWGAFAFGNVPGLQVYVVKLAEKYTPDAVDVASGLNIAAFNVGIALGSWGGGLIVAKSGLMNTPWVGAVIVLIALVLTRFSGALDKKQAQQAVPSSI, from the coding sequence ATGCCATTAGCATTACTTGCATTGACGCTCAGCGCCTTTGCCATCGGAACCACAGAATTTGTCATCGTAGGCTTGATTCCTACCATGGCGAGCGACTTGAATGTATCTCTGCCATCGGCAGGCCTATTAGTCAGTTTATACGCGCTTGGCGTTGCTATTGGCGCACCAGTATTAACGGCATTAACCGGAAAATGGAATCGTAAAGCGGTGCTGCTGACCGTGATGGCATTGTTTGTCATTGGTAACTTATTGGCGTGGCAAGCTCCAGGCTATAACACGCTGATCGCCGCACGAATTTTGACTGGCCTTGCCCATGGTGTGTTCTTCTCGATCGGATCGACCATCGCGACAGGTTTGGTTTCAAAAGATAAAGCAGCCAGTGCCATTGCGATCATGTTTACGGGTTTAACGGTTGCATTGGTAACCGGCGTACCACTGGGCACTTACATCGGCCAAACCTTTGGCTGGCAAGCAACCTTCTTGATCGTTGCTCTACTTGGCCTTATTGCTCTTATCGGTAGCGCTATCTTGGTTCCAAGCAACCTTAAGCAACCACCTGCGGCGAAGATTTCGGCACAACTAAAGGTTCTAACTCAACCACGCTTGCTGTTGGTTTACGCCATCACGGCGCTTGGTTATGGCGGAACATTCACAGCGTTTACCTTCCTTGCTCCAATACTGGAAAACGTATCAGGGTTTGATTCGAGCTCAATCAGCTTAATCATGTTGGTTTACGGTGTGTCAGTAGCGGTAGGTAACATCTGGGGCGGAAAAATGGCCGACAAGATGGGCCCGATTAAAGCACTGACCGTTATCTTCTCTGGTTTAGCCGCGGTACTGGTGGTATTCAACTTTACCGCTGTAAACCCTTACGCAGCCGTTGCGACTATTTTGGTTTGGGGTGCATTTGCATTCGGTAACGTTCCGGGGCTACAAGTGTATGTTGTGAAACTGGCTGAGAAATACACACCTGACGCCGTCGATGTCGCTTCTGGGTTGAACATTGCAGCCTTCAACGTCGGTATTGCATTGGGATCATGGGGCGGTGGTTTGATTGTCGCGAAATCTGGATTAATGAACACCCCTTGGGTAGGTGCTGTGATCGTTTTGATCGCTCTTGTTCTGACTCGATTCAGTGGTGCGTTAGATAAGAAGCAAGCACAACAAGCTGTTCCATCTAGCATCTAG
- a CDS encoding LysR family transcriptional regulator, producing MLTRSDDLEMVLTVVDAGGFSAAAEALDVQVAKVSRSVSKVESQLGVSIFNRTTRRVELTEEGRQFVDSVRVGLQMIQSAEEEIVSRGELPKGRLRVDAASPFVFHQLVPLVQSFKEAYPDIELELTSNEGFVDLLEKRTDVAIRIGKLSDSTLHARPLGKSLLHIVASPDYLAKRGLPTKPEDLSSHQIVGFAGNKVLNHWPLPNQSDVAPTVTASNGETVRQLVLAGNGIACLSGFMVQEDMAAGRLIPILEQDKLANTDRERVNAVYYKSSSVSKRISAFIDFIQPRLKL from the coding sequence ATGTTAACCCGTTCAGATGATTTAGAAATGGTACTCACCGTTGTCGATGCTGGTGGTTTTTCTGCGGCGGCAGAGGCGTTGGATGTGCAGGTCGCCAAGGTGTCTCGTTCGGTGAGTAAGGTTGAGTCGCAACTCGGCGTCTCAATATTCAACCGAACAACGAGACGCGTGGAATTGACGGAGGAAGGGCGGCAGTTTGTCGATTCAGTCAGGGTGGGATTACAGATGATCCAGAGTGCGGAAGAAGAAATCGTGTCGCGCGGTGAGTTGCCAAAAGGTCGTTTAAGAGTCGATGCCGCCAGTCCATTCGTATTCCATCAGCTAGTGCCGTTGGTGCAGTCATTCAAAGAGGCTTACCCAGACATTGAGTTGGAACTCACTTCCAACGAAGGCTTCGTTGATCTTCTCGAAAAGAGAACCGATGTTGCGATTCGAATCGGTAAGTTGTCCGATTCAACATTGCACGCTCGACCGTTAGGAAAAAGTTTACTCCATATTGTGGCGTCACCTGATTATCTCGCTAAGCGTGGGTTACCCACCAAACCTGAAGATTTGAGTTCGCATCAAATTGTGGGATTTGCGGGTAACAAAGTGCTTAACCATTGGCCTTTACCAAACCAAAGTGATGTCGCGCCGACTGTGACAGCCAGTAATGGTGAAACGGTGCGTCAACTGGTATTAGCTGGAAATGGGATCGCTTGTTTATCGGGGTTTATGGTGCAGGAAGATATGGCAGCAGGGCGTCTAATCCCTATTCTGGAACAAGACAAACTTGCCAACACAGACCGAGAGCGAGTGAATGCGGTTTACTACAAGTCGTCATCGGTCTCTAAACGTATCTCGGCGTTTATCGATTTTATCCAGCCCCGTTTGAAGCTCTAA
- a CDS encoding phospholipase D family protein, translating to MPVLQRISLTLILIAVLGGCSSLPEGIDHPTEPPTSPAPSSLSVLTNEFQPEALEQGTTAVRLQESGWDALAQRLALVESAEHTIDIQYYIWNSDESGSYLASRLLAAAERGVKVRVMLDDINLNEREGLLSALDAHPNVEIRIFNPTPTRRGFIKWLSFVGDFSRLNRRMHNKSFTVDGTLSVVGGRNIGDEYFDLSDEINFRDRDVLVMGSVVNTIQTSFVEYWNSRWSYPVDMLGDDEQPDLSKIDNIVVPHYQNYPELPLDRKAADSLLKEVVGEMTWVNARFVYDQPVPDDSDNTDEPKATAILLGKLASESKQEILLESAYLVFDDGQLEEWQVLNNKGVEIKALTNSMASNDLVTNHSAYAGRRYDMLEHGIDLFELKPESKLCEASTQDLSKCAPETAYGLHAKSVVFDRSIASIGSFNFNLRSTYLNTESVLIIENKEIAETLAKTIEQAMSDDNSWRLELEDGDVYWYSGDQSWDSEPETGKWERMQSGFLQLLPIEKYL from the coding sequence ATGCCTGTGCTCCAACGCATCAGTTTAACGTTAATCTTAATCGCCGTTTTAGGTGGGTGTTCTTCACTTCCTGAAGGCATCGATCATCCAACAGAACCGCCAACCTCTCCTGCACCTAGTTCTTTATCGGTTCTAACCAATGAATTTCAGCCTGAAGCTTTAGAGCAAGGCACCACTGCGGTTCGTCTGCAAGAGTCGGGTTGGGATGCTTTAGCACAGCGATTAGCGCTGGTCGAAAGTGCCGAGCACACCATCGACATTCAATACTACATCTGGAACTCTGACGAATCGGGCAGCTATCTCGCTAGCCGTTTGTTAGCCGCGGCTGAGCGTGGTGTGAAGGTGCGCGTAATGTTGGATGATATCAACCTCAACGAACGTGAAGGTTTGCTGTCGGCACTGGATGCGCACCCTAACGTCGAGATTCGTATCTTCAATCCAACGCCAACACGCCGTGGCTTCATTAAATGGCTGAGCTTTGTCGGTGACTTTTCTCGCTTAAATCGCCGTATGCACAATAAGTCGTTTACCGTAGATGGTACTTTGTCTGTGGTGGGTGGCCGTAATATCGGTGATGAATACTTTGACCTTTCTGATGAAATCAATTTCCGAGACCGCGATGTATTAGTCATGGGCTCGGTAGTTAACACCATCCAAACCAGTTTTGTTGAATACTGGAACAGCCGTTGGTCTTACCCTGTCGATATGCTGGGTGATGACGAACAACCTGATCTCTCGAAGATAGATAATATTGTCGTTCCGCATTATCAAAATTATCCTGAATTACCATTAGATCGTAAGGCTGCTGATAGTTTACTGAAAGAGGTGGTTGGTGAGATGACTTGGGTGAATGCGCGTTTTGTTTATGATCAACCCGTTCCTGATGACTCCGATAATACTGATGAACCAAAAGCGACCGCGATTCTTCTAGGTAAGTTAGCGAGCGAATCGAAACAAGAGATCTTATTGGAATCGGCTTACCTTGTATTCGATGATGGTCAGCTTGAAGAGTGGCAGGTATTGAATAACAAGGGCGTTGAGATAAAAGCGCTAACGAACTCTATGGCGTCTAATGATCTGGTGACCAATCACTCCGCTTATGCGGGCAGACGTTACGATATGTTGGAGCATGGTATCGACCTGTTTGAGCTAAAACCAGAATCTAAGCTTTGTGAAGCATCGACTCAGGACTTGTCGAAATGTGCACCTGAGACGGCCTATGGCTTGCACGCAAAATCAGTCGTATTCGACCGCAGCATCGCGAGCATCGGTTCATTTAACTTCAACTTGCGTTCTACCTACCTCAATACTGAATCGGTTTTGATCATCGAGAATAAAGAGATTGCTGAAACGTTAGCAAAAACTATTGAGCAAGCAATGAGTGACGACAATAGCTGGCGTTTGGAACTGGAAGACGGTGATGTGTATTGGTATTCAGGCGATCAAAGCTGGGACAGCGAACCAGAAACGGGTAAGTGGGAACGAATGCAGTCAGGCTTTTTGCAATTGCTACCGATTGAGAAATATCTGTAA
- the nfsA gene encoding oxygen-insensitive NADPH nitroreductase, with protein MNSTIETILGHRSIRQYTNQPIEKAQLDVIIQAGLAASSSSLLQAVSIVRVTDKEKRKLLAEYAGNQAYVENAAEFLVFCIDYQRHAQINPEVKTDFTELTLIGAVDSGIMAQNCMLAAESLDLGGVYIGGLRNSAQQVDELLELPQHTAVLFGMCLGHPAQQPEVKPRLPAHVVMHENQYQPLSLDEIASYDDSMQSYYASRSSNQKQSSWSQQITQKLSGESRPHILPYLNSKQLTKR; from the coding sequence ATGAACAGCACGATTGAAACTATTCTGGGGCACCGCTCCATTCGTCAATATACAAATCAACCGATTGAAAAAGCACAACTTGATGTGATTATTCAAGCTGGTCTCGCGGCTTCGTCATCGAGCTTACTGCAGGCTGTTTCTATCGTGAGAGTGACAGACAAAGAGAAGCGCAAACTGTTAGCCGAATACGCAGGTAACCAAGCTTACGTTGAGAATGCGGCTGAGTTTTTGGTGTTCTGTATCGACTATCAACGCCACGCTCAAATTAACCCTGAAGTGAAAACCGACTTTACTGAACTGACCCTGATTGGCGCTGTCGATTCTGGCATCATGGCGCAAAACTGCATGCTGGCTGCTGAGTCTCTAGATTTAGGTGGCGTATACATTGGCGGGTTACGTAACAGCGCACAACAAGTCGATGAACTGTTAGAACTGCCACAGCACACCGCCGTGTTGTTCGGAATGTGCTTAGGTCACCCGGCACAACAACCAGAGGTTAAGCCTCGCCTCCCTGCTCATGTGGTGATGCACGAAAACCAATACCAACCGCTGAGCCTAGATGAAATTGCCAGCTACGATGATTCAATGCAGAGCTACTACGCAAGCCGTTCAAGCAACCAAAAGCAGAGCAGTTGGTCACAACAGATCACGCAAAAACTGTCTGGCGAATCTCGCCCACATATCCTGCCTTACTTAAACAGCAAGCAGCTGACCAAGCGTTAA
- a CDS encoding OmpP1/FadL family transporter has protein sequence MKTPFITLSLLVTGIVSSLAHAGGLNLSQIATTKGVGTAGTGNVTANDASAVITNAAGLSAIEESAWILGVQYLDVETTFVRDDNSASTTGSSADVLPHLSYASRLNDQWVVGAALHAAGGTGVEYSHGVGAHPALLIKENSISALNLTSSLSYQVSEQLSLGGSLILQHAALETQALNGRELQGDSLDLGFGLSLNHHISDNTQLGVSYQGQFDHDLSLDNANAFGISSELTWVRSLNLGLKHSLNEDLNLLLSSNMETWQDYDDKYSTTYSLGVGVEYAYEDWLLYSGVSGDTSPVSSQNRDVLLPLDKQWRIGFGAEKKISNDLHLGLSYQYQDLGHGEINADSGLFQPSGSYSTNRVHFITLSLRH, from the coding sequence TTGAAAACACCTTTCATCACACTGTCTCTGTTAGTAACAGGGATAGTCAGCTCTCTCGCGCACGCGGGAGGGTTAAATCTATCTCAGATTGCGACCACTAAAGGCGTCGGCACGGCAGGCACAGGGAACGTAACCGCGAACGATGCATCCGCCGTGATCACCAATGCTGCGGGGTTATCGGCTATTGAAGAAAGCGCTTGGATTCTCGGCGTTCAATACCTCGATGTTGAAACCACATTTGTCCGTGACGATAACTCGGCGTCGACCACAGGAAGCAGCGCCGATGTTCTCCCTCACTTATCTTACGCATCAAGGCTCAATGACCAATGGGTCGTTGGCGCAGCATTGCACGCAGCTGGCGGCACTGGCGTTGAATACTCACACGGCGTTGGCGCGCACCCTGCTTTATTGATCAAAGAAAATAGCATTTCGGCACTCAACTTAACGTCGTCATTGTCGTATCAAGTTAGTGAACAACTGTCTCTTGGTGGTTCTTTGATATTGCAGCACGCAGCTCTTGAAACTCAAGCTTTGAACGGTCGAGAACTCCAAGGAGATAGCCTCGACCTAGGATTCGGCCTGAGTCTCAATCACCACATCAGTGACAACACACAATTGGGTGTCAGTTATCAGGGTCAATTTGATCACGACCTTTCCCTTGATAACGCCAACGCTTTTGGCATTAGCTCTGAACTAACATGGGTTCGAAGCTTAAACTTAGGGTTGAAGCATTCATTAAATGAAGACTTAAACCTTCTACTCAGCTCCAACATGGAGACATGGCAAGATTATGATGACAAATACTCAACCACCTATTCTCTTGGGGTTGGTGTGGAATACGCATACGAGGATTGGTTGCTGTACAGCGGAGTGAGCGGTGACACGAGCCCTGTAAGCAGTCAAAACAGAGATGTGTTACTCCCGCTCGATAAACAGTGGCGTATCGGATTCGGCGCTGAGAAGAAGATATCCAACGACTTACATCTAGGATTGAGCTACCAATACCAAGATTTAGGCCATGGTGAAATTAATGCTGACTCAGGACTATTTCAGCCTTCTGGCAGCTATTCGACCAACAGAGTTCACTTCATCACTTTGTCTCTTCGCCATTAA
- a CDS encoding DUF1254 domain-containing protein, protein MRKLLYKKSVLTSLVCSLSSIIAMPSLAQQSINPEEELAYNLGVQAFIYGTGPLTVAAVRQTTTSVDAPMDNAMAPLNEMGKTRVLSGPQDRIVPTVNNDTLYSQAHYDLDLSGPMVIDIPRTDNRYYIVQLLDAYSDSIEDLHVKNVGDQGSKVLLVNKGWAGEVPEGIDRVVESRTPMVWLIQRTGVFGEQDLNDALVTHDKFLSYPLDQLGAEHDIVELKASTGRIPPMARPEGLEWYSLIDRELRKNPIPEDAAIVDQFQQIGIGGSTPFNPEALTSAQKKGLMRAIESSQQIIQYAGRSIGDVNNGWSMMYEGGRYGNDYLSRASINMRAAGLNVPERALYPNRYTDSNGEQLSGDNQYRMTMPADAPADAFWSLTMYDAKNLFMVENFIQRYSISTNRKDELKYAEDGTLPICIQYVKPSDPTCNWLPAPQDDFYLHMRLYEPTQAVLNNEYPLPQVEKL, encoded by the coding sequence ATGAGAAAGCTCCTCTATAAGAAAAGTGTACTGACCAGTTTAGTGTGTTCTTTGTCCAGTATTATCGCGATGCCATCCCTTGCCCAACAATCTATTAACCCTGAAGAAGAGCTCGCTTACAATCTAGGTGTTCAAGCATTTATCTATGGTACGGGTCCATTAACCGTGGCTGCGGTTAGGCAAACGACCACATCTGTTGATGCGCCGATGGACAACGCCATGGCACCATTGAATGAGATGGGTAAAACACGCGTTCTATCCGGACCTCAGGATAGAATTGTACCTACCGTCAACAACGATACGCTCTACTCACAGGCTCACTACGATCTGGATTTATCAGGTCCAATGGTGATTGATATTCCTCGCACCGATAACCGTTATTACATTGTTCAGTTATTGGATGCTTACTCAGATTCGATTGAAGATCTGCACGTAAAGAATGTCGGCGACCAAGGTTCAAAAGTGCTATTGGTTAACAAAGGATGGGCTGGCGAAGTACCAGAGGGAATTGATCGTGTCGTAGAATCTCGCACTCCTATGGTTTGGTTAATTCAACGAACGGGCGTATTTGGCGAGCAAGACCTTAATGACGCGTTGGTTACTCACGATAAATTCCTCAGCTACCCACTTGATCAGCTTGGCGCAGAGCATGACATCGTAGAACTCAAAGCTTCGACAGGTCGCATCCCACCCATGGCGAGGCCTGAAGGGTTAGAGTGGTATTCGCTAATTGACCGTGAACTACGTAAAAACCCGATTCCAGAAGATGCTGCCATCGTTGATCAGTTCCAACAAATTGGTATTGGAGGATCGACCCCCTTTAACCCTGAAGCACTAACTTCAGCACAGAAAAAAGGACTAATGCGCGCGATTGAGTCTTCACAACAGATCATTCAATACGCAGGTCGAAGCATCGGTGATGTCAATAATGGCTGGTCGATGATGTACGAGGGAGGCCGCTACGGAAATGATTACCTGAGCCGAGCGAGCATCAATATGCGTGCGGCTGGTTTGAATGTGCCAGAGCGAGCACTCTACCCAAATCGATACACAGACTCGAATGGTGAGCAACTGTCGGGAGACAATCAATATCGAATGACCATGCCTGCCGATGCACCCGCTGACGCCTTTTGGTCTTTGACCATGTACGACGCTAAAAACCTGTTCATGGTTGAGAACTTCATTCAACGCTACTCAATCTCAACCAATCGTAAAGATGAGCTGAAATACGCAGAAGACGGCACCTTGCCAATATGCATTCAATACGTAAAACCGTCCGATCCAACGTGTAACTGGCTGCCAGCCCCTCAAGATGACTTCTATCTTCACATGCGCCTGTATGAGCCAACTCAAGCCGTTCTCAACAATGAATATCCACTGCCGCAAGTTGAAAAGCTCTAA